From a region of the Torulaspora globosa chromosome 7, complete sequence genome:
- the CCS1 gene encoding copper chaperone CCS1 (ancestral locus Anc_2.600), producing MTQVNITPAWAAERPPGKMTTEQLDNDSFEATYAVKMHCNDCTDQIKQCLLGVPGIEKLNFDLQKQIMSVQGSVAPSSVVAALAQCGRDAIIRGTGQPNSSAVSVLETQSFAKGESPVRGLVRMVQVADNNTFFDITINGVASAGNYYASVREYGDVSQGSRSTGPVWHQFDTPIDCRRPSDLDGTLFSGSAFLRAPVNVWEMIGRSFVLSTQPSAGASSDLCGVIARSAGIWENDKQVCACSGKTVWEERKDALQSNIR from the coding sequence ATGACGCAGGTTAACATTACTCCGGCATGGGCAGCTGAACGGCCTCCAGGCAAGATGACCACAGAACAACTCGACAACGACTccttcgaagccacctatGCGGTGAAGATGCACTGCAACGACTGCACGGACCAGATCAAGCAGTGCTTGCTCGGTGTCCCCGGCATAGAGAAGCTGAACTTCGATctgcagaagcagatcATGAGCGTGCAGGGCAGCGTAGCGCCCTCCAGCGTCGTAGCGGCGCTGGCCCAATGCGGCCGTGACGCCATCATAAGAGGCACGGGACAGCCGAACTCGTCGGCGGTCTCGGTGCTCGAGACGCAGAGTTTCGCCAAGGGCGAGAGCCCGGTGCGCGGCCTGGTGCGCATGGTCCAGGTCGCGGACAACAACACTTTCTTCGACATCACCATCAACGGCGTAGCCAGCGCCGGCAACTACTACGCCAGCGTTCGCGAGTATGGCGACGTCTCGCAGGGCTCGCGCAGCACGGGCCCCGTCTGGCACCAGTTCGACACGCCGATCGACTGCCGCCGGCCGAGCGACCTGGACGGCACGCTGTTCAGCGGCAGCGCGTTCCTCAGGGCGCCCGTGAACGTGTGGGAGATGATCGGCAGAAGCTTCGTGCTCTCCACACAACCGTCCGCGGGCGCCAGCTCCGACCTCTGCGGCGTCATCGCGCGCAGCGCGGGCATCTGGGAGAACGACAAGCAGGTCTGCGCGTGCAGCGGCAAGA
- the MNR2 gene encoding putative Mg(2+) transporter MNR2 (ancestral locus Anc_2.601): protein MAKPNDTERQPLLSPNTSLGSYDGSPKSKFRSEATRTGSPDSTKHHSSITDFDQADSWGILHETEGNGGSKDDRDTFIDHRPTMSRLASRSKSASHNNAHRASLPAILTKSHSSRKAKGPEAPQKSSLARLSRSELKEWADNGQYGGNPYDSGLDQPKRRNTLAGDDVVIDVDELMQHVHNKNANNSSKSSRSLGSSNEEGYNSRPSSRGSSTNSSLDDVCLYLEDEGATEGRKWPDVSVLEEFSKEETEKLRRQALKDAEEFHFQYDEEDELDEETGTSDGIFFSKPIVTSIDVPELGNKRVNEAEQLRSGRLRPKKIAPWHLKRALIPSSYKTLKDHTKINNDNQMRDNFLVGRNIQYPPHIVSNNPEHFRFTYFRVDLDATVHSPTVSGLLQPGQKFEELFVHSVYSGNFARRKSETPSLTKSSTPFAGQGSAVNPSSATLNNNRSSYNLPPSSPDDEDDISPFWLDVLNPTEEEMKVLSKAFGIHPLTTEDIFLGEAREKVELFRDYYLVCFRSFDIVAERHTRKKRLRQDASSPTADRESLQKSQRSIKRSSRWFPTFRRRRRSSTIRTTTASTFSNRRRRNEKEREEKEKYKRKSGDRHKPRQGELEPLNVYIIVFRTGVLTFHFAPTPHPINVRRRARLLKDYLNVTSDWIAYALIDDITDSFAPMIELIEDEVYDIEDAILRMHHSDDSSDDQSDDSEGSDSDNELYPFDRSSHRSAFTKESRSTMTSSSRSRSTDDSTFNVNLIGWKKKGDMLRRIGECRKRVMSILRLLGSKADVIKGFAKRCNERWEVAPRSEIGMYLGDIQDHIITMVSSLNHYEKLLSRSHSNYLAQINIDMTKVNNDMNDVLGKITILGTVVLPMNVITGLWGMNVIVPGQYNDSLTWFASICAFMVLLAYTAYVYTKRRFGF, encoded by the coding sequence ATGGCTAAGCCAAACGATACCGAGCGGCAACCACTGTTGTCTCCTAATACTAGCTTAGGTTCGTACGATGGATCTCCGAAATCCAAGTTTCGGAGTGAAGCTACCCGTACAGGCTCACCAGACAGTACAAAACATCACAGTTCAATAACCGACTTTGATCAGGCGGACTCGTGGGGAATTTTACACGAAACGGAGGGAAATGGCGGTTCGAAAGACGACCGCGACACCTTCATCGATCATAGGCCTACCATGTCACGCCTAGCAAGTAGATCCAAGAGTGCGTCTCACAACAATGCTCATCGTGCGTCACTGCCCGCCATTTTAACAAAATCGCATTCAAGCAGGAAAGCGAAGGGACCCGAAGCCCCCCAAAAGTCTAGTCTGGCAAGACTATCGCGATCTGAACTGAAAGAATGGGCAGACAATGGCCAGTACGGTGGTAATCCTTATGATAGTGGGCTGGATCAGCCGAAAAGAAGGAATACATTGGCAGGTGACGATGTCGTAATTGATGTCGACGAGCTGATGCAGCACGTCCATAACAAGAATGCTAATAATAGCTCGAAAAGCTCCAGATCGTTAGGCAGTTCCAATGAAGAAGGCTATAATTCTAGGCCGTCTTCGAGGGGCTCTTCTACAAATTCGTCGCTGGACGATGTTTGCTTGTATCTAGAAGATGAGGGCGCTACTGAGGGTAGAAAATGGCCAGACGTCAGCGTGTTGGAAGAGTTCTCGAAGGAAGAGACAGAGAAGCTGAGAAGACAGGCATTAAAGGATGCTGAGGAGTTCCATTTTCAAtacgacgaagaagatgaactCGATGAGGAGACAGGGACCAGTGACGGaattttcttctccaagcCGATCGTCACTAGTATTGATGTTCCAGAATTGGGCAATAAGAGAGTCAACGAAGCTGAGCAACTGAGATCGGGAAGACTGAGGCCTAAGAAAATAGCACCATGGCATTTGAAGCGAGCATTGATACCATCCTCATACAAGACGTTAAAAGATCACACAAAGATCAATAATGACAATCAAATGCGCGACAACTTTCTTGTGGGACGCAACATCCAATATCCACCACATATCGTTTCCAACAATCCGGAGCACTTCAGATTCACCTATTTCCGTGTGGACTTGGACGCGACGGTGCATTCTCCAACTGTTTCTGGTTTATTGCAACCAGGCCAGAAGTTCGAAGAATTGTTTGTTCACTCTGTGTATTCTGGAAATTTTGCAAGAAGGAAGTCCGAAACTCCTTCTCTTACCAAGTCATCTACGCCTTTTGCAGGCCAAGGTTCAGCGGTGAATCCATCGTCGGCCACGCTGAATAACAATCGCTCATCGTATAATTTACCTCCATCATCTCcggatgacgaagatgataTATCTCCCTTTTGGCTTGACGTTCTGAATCCTACGGAAGAGGAAATGAAGGTCCTGAGTAAGGCATTTGGCATACATCCCCTAACCACAGAAGATATCTTCCTGGGTGAAGCTCGAGAAAAAGTCGAGTTATTCAGGGATTACTACCTGGTCTGCTTTAGGAGTTTTGACATTGTTGCGGAGAGGCATAccaggaagaagagattgaggCAGGACGCAAGTAGCCCTACGGCAGACCGGGAAAGCTTACAGAAATCCCAGCGTTCGATAAAGCGGTCGTCACGATGGTTTCCAACGTTCCGCCGTCGTCGTAGATCGTCGACCATAAGAACCACAACGGCCAGTACATTCAGCAACAGACGCCGCAGGAATGAGAAGGAAAGagaggagaaggaaaaataCAAGAGAAAATCTGGGGATAGACATAAACCGCGTCAAGGTGAATTGGAACCACTGAATGTGTACATCATAGTTTTCAGAACTGGTGTTTTAACGTTCCATTTTGCACCGACGCCACATCCAATCAAcgtgagaagaagagctcgtCTATTGAAGGATTATCTCAATGTCACATCAGATTGGATAGCGTATGCATTGATTGACGACATCACCGATTCTTTTGCACCTATGATAGAGCTGATCGAGGACGAGGTGTACGATATTGAAGACGCGATTTTGAGAATGCACCACAGTGACGATTCCAGCGACGACCAGAGTGATGACTCAGAAGGCAGCGATTCTGACAATGAGTTGTACCCGTTTGACAGATCATCTCACCGGAGTGCTTTCACGAAAGAATCAAGGTCGACCATGACGTCCAGCAGTAGGTCTCGCTCCACGGACGACTCTACTTTCAACGTGAACTTAATCGgttggaagaaaaaaggTGATATGTTGAGACGCATCGGCGAGTGCCGGAAGCGTGTTATGAGTATTTTAAGGCTTCTGGGCTCTAAGGCCGACGTCATAAAAGGTTTTGCGAAGCGATGCAACGAGCGCTGGGAAGTCGCGCCCCGTTCAGAGATCGGAATGTATCTAGGCGACATCCAGGACCACATCATCACCATGGTATCGTCTCTGAACCACTACGAGAAGCTGCTAAGCAGGTCGCACTCCAACTATCTGGCTCAAATCAACATCGACATGACCAAAGTGAACAACGACATGAATGACGTCCTGGGCAAGATCACCATCCTCGGTACTGTGGTGCTCCCCATGAACGTGATCACGGGTCTCTGGGGCATGAACGTCATCGTTCCGGGCCAGTATAACGACTCGTTGACCTGGTTTGCCAGCATCTGTGCTTTCATGGTGCTGCTGGCATACACCGCTTACGTTTATACGAAAAGGAGGTTTGGGTTTTGA